Proteins encoded within one genomic window of Bombina bombina isolate aBomBom1 chromosome 1, aBomBom1.pri, whole genome shotgun sequence:
- the RHOV gene encoding rho-related GTP-binding protein RhoV, producing the protein MPPQVMLDCSDGKRLSPLTESLGRENSSRPTSQELGIKCVLVGDGAVGKTSLVVSYTINGYPTEYQPTAMDTFSVQVLVDGAPVRIQLCDTAGQEDFDHLRSLCYPDTDVFLVCFSVVNPSSFQNVIEKWIPEIRTHSPHTPVVLVGTQTDLRDDVNVLINLSRCRVRPVSESHAQGVAQKIRAETYIECSALTQKNLKEVFDTAILSAIEHKARLEKKLNTKGIKRLSKCRWKKYFCFV; encoded by the exons ATGCCACCTCAAGTGATGCTGGACTGCTCTGATGGCAAAAGATTAAGCCCTTTAACAGAGTCACTTGGAAGAGAAAACTCATCCAGACCCACTAGCCAGGAACTTGGTATCAAATGTGTTTTGGTGGGTGATGGGGCAGTGGGCAAAACCAGCCTGGTTGTCAGTTATACTATCAATGGCTACCCAACTGAATACCAGCCTACTGCTATGGATACCTTCTCTG TTCAAGTGTTGGTGGATGGGGCACCTGTTCGAATCCAGTTATGCGACACTGCAGGACAG GAAGACTTTGACCACCTCCGTTCGCTCTGCTACCCTGACACAGATGTCTTCTTGGTGTGTTTCAGCGTAGTGAATCCCAGCTCCTTCCAGAACGTTATCGAGAAATGGATCCCTGAGATTCGaacacacagccctcacacaccAGTTGTGCTAGTGGGTACTCAGACAGACCTCAGAGATGATGTCAATGTGTTAATTAACCTGAGCAGGTGTCGCGTTCGGCCTGTAAGCGAGTCCCATGCACAAGGGGTGGCCCAGAAGATCAGAGCTGAGACCTACATAGAGTGCTCTGCATTGACTCAGAAGAACCTTAAAGAAGTTTTTGACACAGCCATTCTTAGTGCCATTGAACACAAGGCACGACTAGAGAAAAAACTGAACACAAAGGGCATTAAAAGACTATCCAAGTGCAGGTGGAAGAAATATTTCTGCTTTGTATGA